Proteins from a single region of bacterium:
- a CDS encoding phosphoribosylformylglycinamidine cyclo-ligase — translation MKNMKSATYKQAGVNVDKGEEFVGKISRIVKKTYRKEVLSSLSGFGSIFSLKKYKNPVLVSSADGVGTKMILADLLERYEGVGMDVVAMNVDDVLAMGAEPLFFLDYLGCGQIDVQAAEEIIRSVAKGCRQAGCALIGGETAEMPQFYSKGQYELVGFSVGVLAKGKIIDGSSVKAGDKILGFPSSGLHSNGFSLARNVLFKNAVTKQEKIRILNKKDKKIGKSWADALLEPTRIYTKSILPLIKSDMKLSGIAHITGGGLMRNIKRILPNGHQAHISCEKWEIPPVFMRLQELGKITRKEMFSVFNMGIGMVIIVPPNEEKRILKYFSKKKETVFSIGKIVRGEKRVVIN, via the coding sequence ATGAAAAATATGAAATCCGCAACTTATAAACAAGCAGGGGTCAATGTTGATAAGGGAGAAGAATTTGTCGGTAAAATAAGCCGAATAGTCAAGAAGACATATAGGAAAGAAGTTCTTTCTTCCTTATCCGGTTTTGGCTCTATTTTTTCTCTTAAAAAATATAAGAATCCTGTTTTGGTGTCTTCCGCTGATGGTGTTGGAACAAAAATGATTTTGGCGGATTTATTAGAAAGATATGAAGGGGTGGGGATGGATGTTGTTGCAATGAATGTTGACGATGTCCTTGCTATGGGCGCAGAGCCACTGTTTTTCCTTGATTATTTGGGGTGTGGACAAATAGATGTCCAAGCCGCAGAAGAAATAATTCGCTCGGTGGCTAAAGGGTGTAGGCAGGCAGGATGCGCTTTAATAGGCGGAGAAACTGCGGAAATGCCCCAGTTTTATTCTAAAGGACAGTATGAACTTGTCGGGTTTTCCGTAGGTGTATTGGCAAAAGGGAAAATTATAGATGGTTCAAGTGTCAAAGCAGGAGATAAGATTTTAGGATTTCCTTCATCAGGTCTTCATTCTAACGGCTTTTCTCTTGCCAGAAATGTTCTATTTAAAAATGCTGTTACCAAACAGGAAAAAATAAGAATTCTCAACAAGAAAGATAAAAAAATAGGAAAAAGTTGGGCAGACGCGTTGCTTGAGCCTACTCGTATTTATACCAAATCAATCCTACCTCTTATTAAGAGCGATATGAAATTATCGGGAATTGCTCATATTACCGGAGGCGGCTTAATGAGGAATATAAAAAGGATTTTGCCCAATGGACATCAAGCGCACATTTCTTGCGAAAAATGGGAAATTCCTCCTGTTTTCATGCGACTACAAGAATTGGGTAAGATTACAAGAAAAGAAATGTTTAGCGTATTTAATATGGGAATAGGAATGGTTATAATAGTTCCTCCTAATGAAGAAAAACGTATTTTAAAATATTTTAGTAAGAAGAAAGAAACAGTTTTTTCAATAGGGAAAATCGTTAGAGGAGAAAAAAGGGTAGTTATAAATTAA